The genomic window AACCATTAATGTAATAATACTCCAAAATTTCATTTATTTAATTTTTGAGAAAAATATTACTTTTTCTTTCGGCTCATCACCCAGTCAGAATCCGTAAGGTTGTAGATTTTTTGAATGTTTTTCAAGATTTTTTCAAAATCAATCTCCAAATCAATAATCTTTCCGGTCCGAAGGTCAAAAACCCAGCCATGAACAATAGGATATTCTTCTAAGATATATCTTTCCTGTACACAAGCCATTTTAATTACGTTGATGCACTGCTCCTGAACATTCAGCTCCACAAGCCTGTCATAACGTTTGCCTTCATCTTCAATAGAATCCAGCTCTGCCTGGTGTAATCTGTACACATCACGTATATTTCTCAGCCAAGGATTCATTAACCCTAGATCCTGGGGTGACATTGCTGCTTTTACACCTCCGCAGTTGTAATGTCCGCATACAATAATGTGGTTCACTTTAAGATGTTCTACTGCGTACTG from Chryseobacterium camelliae includes these protein-coding regions:
- a CDS encoding carbonic anhydrase, whose amino-acid sequence is MSQSYDVIFENNRKWVESKVAENPEFFHELAKTQNPEFLYIGCSDSRVTAEEVMGMKPGEVFVTRNIANVVNTLDMSSTAVIQYAVEHLKVNHIIVCGHYNCGGVKAAMSPQDLGLMNPWLRNIRDVYRLHQAELDSIEDEGKRYDRLVELNVQEQCINVIKMACVQERYILEEYPIVHGWVFDLRTGKIIDLEIDFEKILKNIQKIYNLTDSDWVMSRKKK